One Amaranthus tricolor cultivar Red isolate AtriRed21 chromosome 1, ASM2621246v1, whole genome shotgun sequence DNA window includes the following coding sequences:
- the LOC130798192 gene encoding auxin-responsive protein SAUR64-like, with protein sequence MISTKKLIKMARKWQKLAAASRRKISWSTTVAEKGHFIVYTSDKRRFMIPLAYLKSEIFTELLRIAEEEFGVAAVGPITLPCDSHFMEYAISMIQRHVAEDLEKALIMSLTTCMYSASLNDFQEQNNEQMLICSC encoded by the coding sequence ATGATCAGTACAAAGAAGCTTATCAAAATGGCGAGGAAGTGGCAAAAACTAGCAGCTGCGAGCAGGAGAAAAATTTCCTGGTCAACAACAGTTGCTGAAAAGGGTCACTTTATAGTTTACACAAGTGATAAAAGACGGTTTATGATCCCTTTAGCATACCTCAAGAGTGAAATTTTCACAGAGTTGCTTAGAATAGCAGAAGAAGAGTTTGGAGTAGCAGCTGTGGGACCTATTACACTGCCTTGTGATTCACATTTTATGGAGTACGCAATTTCTATGATCCAGAGACATGTAGCTGAGGATTTGGAAAAGGCATTAATCATGTCCTTGACCACCTGCATGTATTCAGCATCGTTAAATGACTTTCAAGAACAAAATAATGAGCAGATGTTAATCTGTAGCTGTTAG
- the LOC130798082 gene encoding auxin-responsive protein SAUR66-like yields the protein MSRSASYKTLIISLFSNSSQPRASTFLVYFIYLLSFSKISFSSLIKLHKMICTKKLIKLARKWRRIAAASRKRISWPRPVANEGHFVVYTVDGRRFMIPLACLKSEIFIELLQIAEEEFGVASSGPIMLPCDSNFMEYALAMIRRGVAVELEKALIMSLATCRYSSLSREHQQQTESHFICSY from the coding sequence ATGTCTCGAAGTGCAAGCTATAAAACTCTTATCATTTCCCTATTCTCAAACTCATCCCAACCAAGAGCTTCTACATTTCTTGTTTACTTCATATATTTACTCAGTTTTTCAAAAATTTCTTTCTCTTCCCTCataaaattacacaaaatgatCTGCACAAAGAAGCTTATTAAGCTCGCAAGAAAATGGAGAAGGATAGCAGCTGCCAGCAGAAAGAGGATCTCTTGGCCACGACCAGTGGCTAACGAGGGTCACTTTGTTGTCTACACAGTAGATGGAAGACGATTTATGATTCCTTTGGCTTGTCTCAAGAGCGAGATATTCATCGAGCTCCTCCAAATAGCTGAGGAAGAGTTTGGAGTAGCAAGTTCAGGGCCAATTATGCTACCTTGTGATTCAAATTTCATGGAGTACGCACTCGCTATGATACGAAGAGGTGTAGCTGTAGAATTGGAGAAAGCACTAATCATGTCCTTAGCTACCTGCAGATACTCATCATTGTCACGAGAACATCAACAACAAACTGAATCACACTTCATTTGTAGTTACTAG
- the LOC130798183 gene encoding auxin-responsive protein SAUR66-like — translation MICTKKLIKLARKWRRIAAASRKRISWPRPVANEGHFVVYTVDGRRFMIPLACLKSEIFIELLQIAEEEFGVASSGPIMLPCDSNFMEYALAMIRRGVAVELEKALIMSLATCRYSSLSREHQQQTESHFICSY, via the coding sequence atGATCTGCACAAAGAAGCTTATTAAGCTCGCAAGAAAATGGAGAAGGATAGCAGCTGCCAGCAGAAAGAGGATCTCTTGGCCACGACCAGTGGCTAACGAGGGTCACTTTGTTGTCTACACAGTAGATGGAAGACGATTTATGATTCCTTTGGCTTGTCTCAAGAGCGAGATATTCATCGAGCTCCTCCAAATAGCTGAGGAAGAGTTTGGAGTAGCAAGTTCAGGGCCAATTATGCTACCTTGTGATTCAAATTTCATGGAGTACGCACTCGCTATGATACGAAGAGGTGTAGCTGTAGAATTGGAGAAAGCACTAATCATGTCCTTAGCTACCTGCAGATACTCATCATTGTCACGAGAACATCAACAACAAACTGAATCACACTTCATTTGTAGTTACTAG
- the LOC130798157 gene encoding auxin-responsive protein SAUR64-like: protein MISTKKLIKMARKWQKLAAASRRRISWSRKVAEKGHFVVYTSDSRRFMIPLTYLKSEIFMELFRMSKEEFGVAASGHIMLPCDSSFLEYAISMIQRHVAKDLEMALIMSLNTCRYSVLLNDLQEQYNQQMLICSF from the coding sequence ATGATCAGTACAAAGAAGCTAATTAAAATGGCGAGGAAGTGGCAAAAACTAGCAGCTGCGAGCAGGAGAAGAATTTCCTGGTCAAGAAAAGTCGCAGAAAAGGGTCACTTTGTCGTCTACACAAGTGATAGCAGACGATTTATGATTCCTTTGACGTATCTTAAAAGTGAGATTTTCATGGAGCTTTTTAGAATGTCAAAGGAAGAGTTTGGAGTAGCAGCTTCAGGGCACATTATGTTGCCCTGTGATTCAAGTTTCTTGGAGTATGCAATATCTATGATCCAGAGACATGTAGCTAAGGATTTGGAAATGGCACTGATTATGTCCTTGAACACCTGCAGATATTCCGTATTGTTAAATGACCTTCAAGAACAATATAACCAACAAATGTTGATTTGTAGTTTTTAA
- the LOC130798106 gene encoding auxin-responsive protein SAUR64-like, protein MISTKKLISMARKWQNKAATTRKRIPKPQSVANEGHFVAYTNDKRRFLIPLSYLKSEIFIELLRIAEEEFGVPCIGPIMLPCDSSFIEYTISLIERSLAGELVKALLMSLTSCRYTSLSTQKHLEQTKSQYLVCSF, encoded by the coding sequence ATGATCAGCACAAAGAAGCTTATTAGTATGGCAAGAAAGTGGCAAAACAAGGCTGCCACAACCCGGAAGAGGATCCCTAAGCCACAATCAGTGGCAAATGAGGGTCACTTTGTTGCCTACACAAATGATAAAAGACGATTTTTGATTCCATTGTCGTATCTCAAGAGTGAGATTTTTATTGAGCTGTTAAGAATAGCTGAGGAAGAATTCGGAGTGCCATGTATTGGGCCAATTATGCTACCTTGTGATTCGAGTTTCATTGAGTACACAATCTCTTTGATCGAAAGAAGTTTAGCAGGGGAATTGGTGAAGGCATTATTAATGTCTTTAACTAGTTGCAGATACACTTCATTGTCTACACAAAAACATCTAGAACAAACCAAATCACAATATCTTGTATGTAGTTTTTAG
- the LOC130798091 gene encoding auxin-responsive protein SAUR66-like: MSRSASYKTLIISLFSNSSQPRASTFLVYFKYLLSFSKISFSSLIKLHKMICTKKLIKLARKWRRIAAASRKGISWPRPVANEGHFVVYTVDGRRFMIPLACLKSEIFIELLQIAEEEFGVASSGPIMLPCDSNFMEYALAMIRRGVAVELEKALIMSLATCRYSSLSREHQQQTESHFICSY, from the coding sequence ATGTCTCGAAGTGCAAGCTATAAAACTCTTATCATTTCCCTATTCTCAAACTCATCCCAACCAAGAGCTTCTACATTTCTTGTTTACTTCAAATATTTACTCAGTTTTTCCAAGATTTCTTTCTCTTCCCTCataaaattacacaaaatgatCTGCACAAAGAAGCTTATTAAGCTCGCAAGAAAATGGAGAAGGATAGCAGCTGCCAGCAGAAAGGGGATCTCTTGGCCACGACCAGTGGCTAACGAGGGTCACTTTGTTGTCTACACAGTAGATGGAAGACGATTTATGATTCCTTTGGCTTGTCTCAAGAGCGAGATATTCATTGAGCTCCTCCAAATAGCTGAGGAAGAGTTTGGAGTAGCAAGTTCAGGGCCAATTATGCTACCTTGTGATTCAAATTTCATGGAGTACGCACTCGCTATGATACGAAGAGGTGTAGCTGTAGAATTGGAGAAAGCACTAATCATGTCCTTAGCTACCTGCAGATACTCATCATTGTCACGAGAACATCAACAACAAACTGAATCACACTTCATTTGTAGTTACTAG
- the LOC130798113 gene encoding auxin-responsive protein SAUR64-like, with product MISTKKLIKMARKWQKLAAASRRRISWSRKVAEKGHFVVYTSDSKRFMIPLTYLKSEIFMELFRMAKEEFGVAASGQIMLPCDSSFLEYAISMIQRHVAKDLEMALIMSLNTCRYSVLLNDLQEQYNQQMLICSF from the coding sequence ATGATCAGTACAAAGAAGCTAATTAAAATGGCGAGGAAGTGGCAAAAACTAGCAGCTGCGAGCAGGAGAAGAATTTCCTGGTCAAGAAAAGTCGCAGAAAAGGGTCACTTTGTAGTCTACACAAGTGATAGCAAACGATTTATGATTCCTTTGACGTATCTTAAAAGTGAGATTTTCATGGAGCTTTTTAGAATGGCAAAGGAAGAGTTTGGAGTAGCAGCTTCAGGGCAAATTATGTTGCCCTGTGATTCAAGTTTCTTGGAGTATGCAATATCTATGATCCAGAGACATGTAGCTAAGGATTTGGAAATGGCACTGATTATGTCCTTGAACACCTGCAGATATTCCGTATTGTTAAATGACCTTCAAGAACAATATAACCAACAAATGTTGATTTGTAGTTTTTAA